The genome window ACTTCCTTGATCGGAAGTCCGCCAAAGCCAACCACTTTTTAATTTTTTAGCGCATCCCTATGGGATGGCTGTGATTTTTTTATAGATGCTATCGGTAAAGGGGACCTGTGGCATCCAAAAGAGCCCGTGATGGACGATTAGGAAGTCCACGCCGGCTTGGACGGCACGAGTAAACGGCTCAAGTCCCGCATCCACAGATGCTCCGATTTTTGTGATTTTGCCAGAATTCTCGATCTGCAGGCCG of Opitutales bacterium contains these proteins:
- a CDS encoding Nif3-like dinuclear metal center hexameric protein: MTTPLQHAVRFCDDLTRQKDISDFKGAENGLQIENSGKITKIGASVDAGLEPFTRAVQAGVDFLIVHHGLFWMPQVPFTDSIYKKITAIP